In one window of Euwallacea similis isolate ESF13 chromosome 4, ESF131.1, whole genome shotgun sequence DNA:
- the Atf3 gene encoding activating transcription factor 3 — translation MHNLNVNLAATAALAANSLLVESGGTTPRTPEILNSLIAMTNPMDGYQFGDDAPKIVSAVPRATSCASSDSNSSSSSQVESPVGNNPPSVQHTCSQLIKAGLKLTIEQKRKQTQSDCDDFLDLDSVKRFKTNDCSESEDERIKQEPHGLTPEDEERRRRRRERNKIAATKCRLKKRERTANLIHESETLESQNIDLKNQLQELRSQEQMLLDVLSVHRPQCQHNIGPATRESLQNLLPPVSSVIEQQSFGRPARTNSLYRSQETEGYSGNSSSIANDQQLTYNRTTVSYNKAPCIVVEDVDDYDSHEFINLDAIHPYYPSSPCHNYSSSQNYGNNQGMDNGCMA, via the exons ATGCACAACCTTAACGTTAACCTGGCTGCCACCGCGGCTTTGGCTGCCAACAGTCTCTTGGTGGAAAGCGGTGGCACCACCCCAAGAACACCGGAAATTCTCAACTCCCTCATTGCTATGACCAACCCCATGGACGGCTATCAATTCGGGGATGATGCTCCTAAGATTGTGAGTGCAGTACCGAGGGCTACTTCTTGTGCTAGTAGTGATTCCAACAGTTCCAGCAGTAGTCAA GTGGAATCTCCCGTGGGTAACAACCCTCCCTCGGTACAGCACACATGTTCTCAACTAATCAAAGCGGGCCTTAAACTGACCATCGAACAGAAACGAAAACAGACCCAAAGCGACTGCGACGATTTCTTGGACCTGGATTCAGTGAAACGTTTTAAGACGAACGATTGCAGCGAAAGTGAAGATGAGAGGATAAAGCAGGAGCCTCATGGA TTGACTCCTGAAGACGAAGAACGAAGAAGACGCCGCCGGGAACGAAACAAAATTGCGGCCACTAAATGTCGCTTGAAGAAGCGGGAGCGGACCGCCAATTTAATCCACGAATCGGAGACTTTGGAGTCTCAGAACATCGACCTGAAAAACCAGTTGCAAGAGCTGCGAAGTCAGGAACAGATGCTGCTGGACGTTCTGTCTGTCCACAG GCCTCAATGCCAGCACAACATCGGACCTGCTACAAGAGAAAGCTTGCAGAACTTGCTCCCTCCTGTATCTTCTGTTATTGAACAGCAATCGTTTGGTAGACCTGCCAGGACAAATTCACTGTATCGGAGTCAAGAAACTGAG ggATACTCTGGCAACAGCAGTTCTATCGCGAACGACCAACAGTTGACTTACAACAGAACCACCGTGAGCTACAATAAAGCGCCTTGTATAGTGGTAGAAGATGTAGATGACTATGACAGTCACGAGTTTATTAACTTAGACGCCATTCATCCTTACTACCCAAGCTCTCCTTGTCATAACTACTCTTCCAGTCAAAACTACGGCAATAATCAGGGGATGGACAATGGGTGTATGGCCTAA
- the LOC136408491 gene encoding protein transport protein Sec61 subunit gamma, producing the protein MDQVLKFLEPGRQFAKDSIRLVKRCTKPDRKEFQKIAIATAIGFCIMGFIGFFVKLIHIPINNIIVGS; encoded by the exons ATGGATCAAGTATTGAAGTTCCTGGAACCTGGTCGACAATTTGCCAAAGACTCAATTCGATTGGTCAAGAGATGCACCAAGCCTGACAGAAAag AATTTCAGAAAATCGCTATTGCCACTGCCATAGGATTTTGCATTATGGGATTCATCGGGTTCTTCGTCAAACTCATCCACATTCCCATCAATAATATCATTGTAGGCTcgtaa